TGTATATTAGCATTTTATATGCTATTTGTCAATGTGCGTTCTTACCCGGCCCAATAATTATTTACAAACAGCAGAGTGTATAGCGCAAGCATACCGGATGAAATACTGATCCAGACATATCTTGACATTTCATTTTTAAATGTTGCTGGCAGAATAAACAGTGGAAATAAAACAAGAATGAATCTGCCGATACCCATAATTGTCCCGCTGATTAACGGGACGGCAATCGCAGCTAGTGTATATAACCCATAAGATGTGCGAATTCTTCGGATCACAAATATGCTAGCAATTATTCCGAAGATTATAAAAGAAACATCTAATGCAAAATTTACTATCATTTGTGGGTTATCAAATCTAAAAATTGCTAAGTCCGGACTGAATCCCCGTCCCCACATTTTCTGAATTTTAAAGAATAATAAGAAATCACCGAATCGTATGTAGTGATAAAAAAAGAAAATTGCAGTCCCGAGTGGCACCAGTAAGGAAGACAGAAAAGTGAATTTTGTTTTTTTTGATACTCTGAGGTGTTGATACAGTTCCCAAATAAACGGAATAATTAATAATATGCCGTTAATTCTGGTTAAAGCCGCGAACATTCCGAATAAACCGGCCAGCCAGAATTTTCTTTTTAACAGATAAAAGAATGTTGCGATAGAAAAAAATAAAAAAGTGGATTCGGTATATACAGCGTTCAGAAAAAAAGCCGTTGGGAACAACAAAAGAAATATGATTGGGTAATATGGATTAATTTTCGGGTGAAATTCATGAACTAATTTATAAAACATCAGCATAGCCAGAAAAAGGAAGACAGCGCTGACTACCCATCCTGAAAGAATATATTCCCCAAATATTAGTGATAATAATTTTATCAAAGCGGGGTAAGCAGGAAAAAAAACGATGTTGGAAAGTTTGCCTTCCGTATATTGGTATCCCTTATCAACAACTGAAATTAACCAAAAAGAATCCCACTGAGCATGTGAAACTGTGGGGTTCCATGTTTGTTGTTCTACTTTGGCATCGGAATCAATAATCCATTGATATGCGCTGTCTTTTTCCAGATTGAGGCGGTTTAACGCTATTAAACTAAAAGCATTGATCACCAGAAACCAAACCAGGGTAATAAGAAAAACTTTTTTCATTTCTATAATTATAATACCTTCATTACAGTTAATATTAACACAAATTGGTATAAAAAAAACGTCACTTTCAGGGTGACGTGGAGAAAGAACCATTGGTGCCGAATTCGACACCATTCTGAACAGTTTCGACCAGCTGTTCAACTTCGTCCCAAGTCGGGACACTGCTTCCACCGAACTTGGTACAGACCAGGCGAGCGTGCGCCGCGCCGTGCAGAGCAGCTGTGCGGACCGAGTTTATGCCCTTGAGGAACGCGATCAGCATTCCGGAGATGACCGCATCACCGGCACCTGTGGTGTCAACGATCGGACCGTTGTACGGAATCGCCGGGATGTGGAATGCCTCATGAGGAGTGGCGACCCACAGTCCGTTTCTGCCGTTCGAAACGCTGACCAGCTCCAGCTTGTGCTGTTTGCAGAATTCTTGCAGATCCTGCAGAGACACGCGCTCGCCGAGCAGTGACTGACTTTCGATGGCCGACAAGAACAGGTACTTTGCCGAAGGCAACAGTTCCAGCGCTTTGCCGGAACGAATCAGCGAAACATGAGGGGAGAAAACGATCCGGCCTGCTCCGTGCTCAGTGAATGCCTTGGTCAGCGGAATCTCATCCTCCATGATCCCAGACAGGACCAGATATTCCGGTTCTTGGTTACGCAGATGTTCCCGGATTTTTTCGATCGCATCCGGAACGCGTTCTTGGAGGATAGGGGGTTTGTAGGAATATATTCGCCCACCCGGTCCTTCCTTCGGACACAGAATAGTCGCCCGCGACGAATGCCGATCCCGCAGTGGGAGCCGGATTGCGCTCATCCCCGCGAGCATTTCGTCCATCTGTCCTCGATTGAAGTCCGGTTTGCCGTCCGGGCTGTAGCCGACCGGCACGAATAGCATCGAATTGATGCCGGCGCCGGCAACCGCCACATGGATGTTGAAAGAGCTACCGCCCCCATGGACCGTATAGAAACTGTGGTCGACTCTGGCCGTTACTCCTTCCGGTAAGTTGCCTTCAGTAATCAGGCGTTCTTCTGGATTTGCAGACAATCCTAAGGCGATCCCTGCCATAGCTTTCCTCCCTTGGCGAGGTGGAACTGGCCCTGAAAGGGCACACTGTCACACTGTTAACAAACGGGGTTGGTTTAATACTTTAACTGCTTATTTTGGCTCTGTCAACTTGAAAAATATCGAAAAAAATTCTATGATATATTTACGATGTTAAGCAATAAAAAGACGATTATTACATTTACCGGCGGTGGATTAGCCGCCGCTTTGAATGCCACATTATACGGGGCGGTTATTTCTGCGCAAAAAAAAGGTTACAAAGTACTGGGGGGTATTGAGGGATGGAAAAGTCTGTTGAACGGAGGGAAAGTTATTGATCTTACCGGTATGGATTTGTCTGTACTGAAGAATCAGGGGGGCACATTTCTGCGTTCATCCCGCACTAATCCGCTGAAAGAAGAAAAAGGAATTGACCAACTGAAAAAAAGGGTGAAGGAATTAGGAATAGATGCGATTGTCGCAATCGGTGGAGATGATACAATGAGCGCCGCTTATGAAGTATCAAAACAATTGGCGATCCCGGTAATTGGTCTGCCGAAAACAGTTGATAATGATTTGGCAGGAACATATTGGGCTCCCGGTTTTCCGACTGCCGCCAGCAAAATTATTGATATCACTAAACAGGTGAAGGAGGACGCGGCTTATGCGTTGAAACGCGTGTTTTTAGTTGAGACGATCGGGATGAAGGCCG
Above is a genomic segment from Patescibacteria group bacterium containing:
- a CDS encoding carbohydrate kinase family protein encodes the protein MAGIALGLSANPEERLITEGNLPEGVTARVDHSFYTVHGGGSSFNIHVAVAGAGINSMLFVPVGYSPDGKPDFNRGQMDEMLAGMSAIRLPLRDRHSSRATILCPKEGPGGRIYSYKPPILQERVPDAIEKIREHLRNQEPEYLVLSGIMEDEIPLTKAFTEHGAGRIVFSPHVSLIRSGKALELLPSAKYLFLSAIESQSLLGERVSLQDLQEFCKQHKLELVSVSNGRNGLWVATPHEAFHIPAIPYNGPIVDTTGAGDAVISGMLIAFLKGINSVRTAALHGAAHARLVCTKFGGSSVPTWDEVEQLVETVQNGVEFGTNGSFSTSP
- a CDS encoding mannosyltransferase family protein, which codes for MKKVFLITLVWFLVINAFSLIALNRLNLEKDSAYQWIIDSDAKVEQQTWNPTVSHAQWDSFWLISVVDKGYQYTEGKLSNIVFFPAYPALIKLLSLIFGEYILSGWVVSAVFLFLAMLMFYKLVHEFHPKINPYYPIIFLLLFPTAFFLNAVYTESTFLFFSIATFFYLLKRKFWLAGLFGMFAALTRINGILLIIPFIWELYQHLRVSKKTKFTFLSSLLVPLGTAIFFFYHYIRFGDFLLFFKIQKMWGRGFSPDLAIFRFDNPQMIVNFALDVSFIIFGIIASIFVIRRIRTSYGLYTLAAIAVPLISGTIMGIGRFILVLFPLFILPATFKNEMSRYVWISISSGMLALYTLLFVNNYWAG